A region of the Stieleria neptunia genome:
TTTTCATTCGGTTCTGTAGTGGGACAAGCGTTCGGCGTGATCAATCCAAACGCAGCCCGCCGGCGGCGTCTTGATCCAACACAACGGTCACGTGGTCGTGGTTTCGCAACAGCGATGCGGGATGCGATTCGTCGATCGGCCCCTGCAACATCGCTGCGACGGCATCAGCCTTTCCCGCCCCGGTGGCCAGCAAGACGATCTGGCGGGCATCGAGAATGGTGGCGATTCCCATTGTGATCGCGTGGCAAGGCACATCGTCGATGGCGTCAAAAAAGCGGGCGTTCTTTTCGATCGTCTCCGGCGTCAGGTCGACTTGACGGGTCCGACTGTCGCGCGGCGATCCGGGTTCGTTGAAGGCGATGTGCCCGTTGTGCCCGAGCCCCAGCAATTGCAGATCGATTCCACCGGCCGACTCGATCATTGATTCGTATTTGGCGCAGTGCGCCGCGACATCGGCGGCACATCCGTCGGGGACGAAGGTCCGAGCGGGATCGATGTTGACGTGATCAAACAATTGCTCGTTCATGAACGCACGAAAGCTCTGCGGATGGTCGCCGTCGAGCCCGATGTATTCATCCAAGTTGAAGGACGTCACACCGCTCAAGTCGACCTGGCCGCTGCGGTTCATTTCGATCAACTGACGATACGTCTGCACCGGCGTGCCGCCGGTCGCCAATCCGAGCACACTGTCCGCTTTGCCACGGACCTGCGCCGCGATCAGATCGGCAACCAGGCGCGAC
Encoded here:
- the nagB gene encoding glucosamine-6-phosphate deaminase — its product is MIQTVQINGMETIVKADAEQASRLVADLIAAQVRGKADSVLGLATGGTPVQTYRQLIEMNRSGQVDLSGVTSFNLDEYIGLDGDHPQSFRAFMNEQLFDHVNIDPARTFVPDGCAADVAAHCAKYESMIESAGGIDLQLLGLGHNGHIAFNEPGSPRDSRTRQVDLTPETIEKNARFFDAIDDVPCHAITMGIATILDARQIVLLATGAGKADAVAAMLQGPIDESHPASLLRNHDHVTVVLDQDAAGGLRLD